The Flavobacterium commune genome contains a region encoding:
- a CDS encoding sulfite exporter TauE/SafE family protein: MENLALFILLALLAEILGTVGGFGSSLFFVPIASYFLDFHSVLGITALFHVSSNISKIAFFRKGFDKKLLISIGIPAVIFVITGAFISRFINPKTLETALAIFLIGTSLVFLFFKNLSIKPTTTNSILGGTFSGLIAGLLGTGGAIRGMTLAAYNLKMEVFIATSAIIDLAIDSSRSIVYSYNGYVHKHDIYLIPILLLVSIAGTFIGKKILERISETQFKSIVLILILITGIVTLSKVLFN; the protein is encoded by the coding sequence TTGGAAAATTTAGCCTTATTTATTCTCTTAGCACTATTGGCAGAAATTCTGGGTACTGTGGGCGGATTTGGCTCTTCGCTGTTTTTTGTTCCTATTGCCAGTTATTTTTTAGATTTTCATTCGGTATTAGGAATCACAGCCTTGTTCCATGTATCGAGTAATATTAGTAAAATTGCTTTTTTCAGAAAGGGCTTTGATAAAAAACTGCTCATCTCCATAGGAATTCCGGCAGTAATCTTTGTAATTACCGGAGCTTTTATTAGCCGGTTTATTAATCCCAAAACACTCGAAACAGCACTGGCAATCTTCCTGATTGGGACTAGTTTAGTTTTTTTATTTTTTAAAAATCTGAGTATCAAACCCACTACAACAAATTCAATTTTAGGTGGTACTTTCTCAGGATTAATTGCAGGTTTATTAGGTACAGGAGGTGCCATTCGGGGAATGACTCTGGCAGCTTATAATCTTAAAATGGAAGTTTTTATTGCAACTTCGGCCATCATTGATTTAGCCATCGATTCCAGCAGAAGTATTGTGTATAGCTACAACGGCTATGTTCATAAACACGACATCTACCTCATCCCTATTCTGCTTTTGGTAAGCATAGCAGGTACTTTTATTGGAAAAAAAATATTAGAACGTATTTCGGAAACGCAATTCAAATCGATTGTACTGATTTTAATTTTGATTACAGGAATTGTAACGCTTTCTAAAGTGCTATTCAACTAA
- a CDS encoding bile acid:sodium symporter family protein, whose product MKFKIDKFVLSIILVVLLAYIFPQLGSTSSSIPLDSIASLGVSLIFFFYGLKLSPEKIKSGLKNWKLHLLVQVCTFVVFPVIILCFYPLIHSEYDKNIWLAFLFLASLPSTVSSSVVMVSIAKGNIPAAIFNASISGLIGIIVTPLWLGLFLNTTTNSYNLGDIYTKLIIEVVVPVILGLFLHRFWGNLAQKHNNYLTLFDKSIILLIIYKSFAHSFEENVFSEIDAFAIMTIAIAVTVLFYLVYFLTGFISNKLRFSAEDKITAQFCGTKKSLVHGTVFAKILFPNPSVMGIVLLPIMLFHALQIFIISFIATHAANRKEENPIYLDLK is encoded by the coding sequence ATGAAATTTAAAATTGACAAATTCGTCCTTTCGATCATTTTGGTAGTGCTTCTGGCCTATATTTTTCCTCAATTGGGCAGTACATCAAGTTCAATTCCTTTAGATAGTATTGCCAGTTTGGGCGTTTCGTTAATTTTCTTTTTCTACGGCCTCAAACTTAGCCCTGAAAAAATAAAATCAGGATTGAAAAACTGGAAATTACATCTTTTGGTACAAGTCTGCACTTTCGTGGTATTTCCGGTCATTATTCTGTGTTTTTACCCTTTAATCCACTCTGAATACGATAAAAATATTTGGCTTGCCTTTTTATTTTTAGCTTCCCTGCCTTCAACGGTTTCTTCATCGGTAGTAATGGTTTCCATAGCCAAAGGCAACATTCCTGCCGCCATTTTTAATGCCAGTATTTCGGGTTTAATCGGGATTATTGTTACCCCGCTTTGGTTGGGACTGTTCCTGAATACTACAACAAACAGTTATAATTTAGGAGACATTTATACCAAATTGATTATAGAAGTGGTAGTTCCGGTTATTTTGGGCTTGTTTTTACATCGTTTTTGGGGTAATTTGGCTCAAAAACACAATAACTACCTGACCTTATTTGACAAATCCATCATCCTATTAATTATCTACAAAAGTTTTGCCCACTCTTTTGAAGAAAATGTCTTTAGCGAAATTGATGCTTTTGCCATTATGACTATTGCAATAGCGGTCACTGTTTTATTTTATTTAGTTTATTTCCTTACGGGTTTTATAAGCAACAAACTTAGATTTAGTGCCGAAGATAAAATTACAGCTCAATTTTGTGGTACTAAAAAATCATTAGTCCACGGAACCGTATTTGCTAAAATATTGTTTCCAAATCCAAGTGTTATGGGGATTGTTCTGCTTCCCATCATGCTTTTTCATGCTTTACAAATTTTCATCATCAGCTTTATAGCCACTCATGCCGCTAATCGAAAAGAGGAAAATCCGATTTATTTAGACCTAAAATAA
- a CDS encoding RDD family protein, protein MTQNDLKLANQGQRILNAIIDMVTFLVIWFLLSIGLMLLELNQTYPDETHKQLPIIPIIILLPTFWGYYLLTEYKFQRTLGKVLTKTKVVSSSGDKPTLKQLIFRTLSRSIPFEYFSYIVTVKGIHDKLSNTRVIKN, encoded by the coding sequence ATGACACAAAACGACCTAAAACTTGCAAATCAAGGACAACGAATTTTAAATGCCATTATCGATATGGTTACATTTTTAGTCATTTGGTTTTTACTTTCAATCGGACTTATGCTTTTAGAGCTTAATCAAACATACCCAGACGAAACGCACAAACAATTACCAATAATCCCAATTATCATTTTACTTCCGACTTTTTGGGGTTATTATCTTTTGACTGAGTATAAATTTCAAAGAACATTAGGAAAAGTATTAACCAAAACAAAAGTAGTTTCATCATCGGGTGACAAACCTACTTTAAAACAACTAATCTTTAGAACATTGAGCAGAAGCATCCCGTTTGAGTATTTTTCATATATAGTAACAGTTAAAGGAATACATGATAAGCTTTCTAACACAAGAGTGATTAAAAACTGA
- a CDS encoding alpha-L-fucosidase: protein MKQLLFSLCFLGVLSTVSAQESIKAPQPFGPVPSQKQMDWQQMEFYAFIHFSLNTFTNKEWGFGDESPQLFNPTALDVRQWARVAKEAGMKGIILVAKHHDGFCLWPSAYTERSVKNAPWKNGKGDVVKELAAACKEYGLKLGLYLSPWDRNHADYGKPAYISYFRNQLKELLTNYGEVFEMWFDGANGGDGYYGGANEIRKINTLDYYDWEETYQLIYKIAPKTLVWGIGPSEARWIGNEDGFANETNWSLLRQKDDLAGKVHYSEYTSGHEDGEKWVPGEADVSIRPGWFYHASEDDKVKSLDQMVDIYYKSIGRNATLLLNLPPDKRGLINENDIRRLKEFTATIKADFRTEVLAKTRVTANNYRGNNDKYAPQNAIDGNKNTYWATDDEVKTASIAFEFKKPTAVNRLLLQEYIQLGQRVKAFTVEAKIDGKWKTIASQTTIGYKRILRFDRVVASALRVNITDSKASILLSNIQAFDAAVFVRMPEISRDKNGLVRMKSEQGSRIYYTLDGSVPSTKSVLYTTPFRYPKAVKIQAIAIDTLEKRSSAIEIAKYGMSKENWKVVSVSSGDMTNVQRIIDGDPVTDWSFGNETHLLPQEVIIDMGAIMSIKGFSYVPKQQGHHLNLIANYEFFTSLDNVHWSRQSEGEFSNIKNNPIEQIKLFSAVNARYVKFVAKSAIEKGNNHTICEINVIE from the coding sequence ATGAAACAGCTTCTTTTTTCACTCTGTTTTTTAGGAGTATTATCGACTGTCAGCGCTCAGGAATCGATTAAAGCCCCACAGCCATTTGGTCCTGTACCCTCTCAAAAACAAATGGATTGGCAGCAAATGGAATTCTATGCTTTTATCCATTTTTCGCTAAATACGTTTACCAATAAAGAATGGGGTTTTGGGGACGAATCGCCTCAGTTATTTAATCCCACAGCTTTGGACGTGCGTCAATGGGCGAGAGTGGCAAAAGAGGCTGGTATGAAAGGAATTATTTTGGTTGCTAAACACCACGATGGATTTTGTTTGTGGCCATCGGCATATACTGAGCGTTCTGTAAAAAATGCTCCCTGGAAGAACGGAAAAGGGGATGTTGTTAAAGAATTAGCCGCTGCCTGTAAAGAGTACGGTCTAAAATTAGGCTTGTATCTTTCTCCCTGGGATAGAAATCATGCCGATTATGGTAAACCGGCATACATAAGCTATTTTAGAAACCAACTAAAAGAGTTATTGACAAATTACGGAGAGGTTTTCGAAATGTGGTTTGACGGTGCCAATGGTGGCGATGGCTATTATGGTGGTGCCAATGAAATCAGAAAAATAAACACTTTAGACTATTACGATTGGGAAGAAACTTATCAATTGATTTATAAAATAGCTCCTAAAACATTAGTGTGGGGGATAGGACCTTCGGAAGCCAGATGGATAGGGAATGAGGACGGTTTTGCTAATGAAACCAATTGGAGTTTGTTACGTCAAAAAGACGATTTAGCAGGCAAAGTACATTATTCTGAATACACATCAGGGCATGAAGATGGTGAAAAATGGGTGCCGGGCGAAGCCGATGTTTCCATTAGACCAGGTTGGTTTTATCATGCTTCCGAAGATGACAAAGTGAAATCATTAGACCAAATGGTCGATATTTATTATAAATCCATAGGTCGCAATGCTACGCTTTTGTTGAATTTACCACCTGATAAAAGAGGATTAATTAATGAGAATGATATTCGAAGATTAAAAGAATTTACCGCAACTATCAAAGCCGATTTTAGAACCGAAGTTCTGGCAAAAACCAGAGTAACAGCTAATAATTACAGAGGGAACAATGATAAATATGCTCCTCAAAACGCAATTGATGGCAATAAAAACACTTACTGGGCTACCGATGATGAAGTGAAAACGGCCAGTATTGCATTTGAATTTAAAAAACCAACAGCGGTTAACAGACTATTACTTCAGGAGTACATACAGCTGGGGCAAAGAGTAAAAGCATTTACCGTTGAGGCTAAGATTGATGGAAAATGGAAAACAATTGCAAGCCAAACCACTATTGGTTACAAACGAATTTTAAGATTTGACAGAGTTGTAGCTTCGGCACTGCGAGTGAATATTACCGACTCAAAAGCCAGTATTCTGCTATCCAATATCCAGGCTTTTGATGCAGCTGTTTTTGTTCGTATGCCTGAAATAAGTAGAGATAAAAATGGCTTAGTACGTATGAAATCCGAACAAGGCAGCCGAATTTACTATACTCTTGACGGCTCAGTTCCATCAACAAAGAGTGTTTTATACACAACCCCTTTTCGATACCCTAAAGCGGTAAAAATACAAGCCATAGCTATAGATACCTTAGAAAAGAGGAGTAGTGCTATTGAAATAGCTAAGTATGGCATGTCAAAAGAAAATTGGAAAGTAGTTTCCGTTTCCAGTGGAGATATGACTAATGTACAGCGAATTATAGACGGAGACCCAGTGACCGATTGGAGTTTTGGTAATGAAACCCATCTATTACCACAAGAAGTCATAATTGATATGGGAGCAATCATGAGTATAAAAGGTTTCTCTTATGTGCCAAAACAGCAGGGACATCATCTTAATTTAATTGCTAATTATGAGTTTTTTACCAGTTTGGATAATGTACATTGGAGCAGGCAATCTGAAGGTGAGTTTTCGAATATTAAAAATAATCCAATAGAACAGATTAAACTTTTTTCGGCAGTTAATGCCAGGTATGTAAAATTTGTAGCCAAATCAGCTATTGAAAAAGGAAATAATCACACTATTTGCGAAATAAACGTAATAGAGTAA
- a CDS encoding beta-galactosidase, with product MNYKITKCFLALLLLLFNTATFAQKIEQFFPSKDLTSVGVYYYPEHWDPAQWERDFQNMEKMGFEFTHFGEFAWAQLEPEEGKYDFKWLDKSLELAKKYHLKVILCTSTATPPVWLVRKHPDVLATMEDGSKMDHGTRQHATFSSNYYRSYSMKMIAELAKRYGNDKNVIGWQVDNEPRRFLDYGQDAHERFRNWLKEKYKTIDVLNEAWGNNFWSGTYSSFDEINIPKHAIWGMNLHSQLDHYRFADDETATFLDEQAKEIRKYSNPNQWVTSNYIPMYDVGYVGASKELDFVSYTRYMVYGSDLGIGPKGYRVGDYSRIAMSNDFFRPLKGAYGVMELQPGQVNWGSINPQPLPGAMRLWLWHVFAGGSKFTCTYRYRAPLYGYEQYHYGIVSTDGVTPTTGGLEFSQFIKDINTLRKKYNPKAQLPKEYLQRKTGILFNTDNVMGIDLNKQTNQWNTIGHFTKYYKAVKSFGAAVDFVRDTTDFSKYPVLIAPAYQMIDQQMIDKLTAYAQNGGNLVLSCRSGIQNRKGHLWEAKFYEPMWKLIGSEIESYDLLMPQSPDKIKFNNQDFDWVSWGDLLKPNKGTEIWGTYQGDFYAGTAAVISRKLGKGTVTYIGVDSKKGDLEKQVLTKLYQQQNIPIENYPEGILIEYRDGFGIAVNYSDKIYEMKLPANAEIIIGTKSMKTADVLVWKL from the coding sequence ATGAATTATAAGATTACTAAATGCTTTCTGGCATTACTACTACTACTATTTAATACAGCTACTTTTGCCCAAAAAATCGAACAATTTTTTCCTTCTAAAGATTTGACTTCAGTGGGAGTGTATTATTACCCTGAACATTGGGATCCTGCACAATGGGAGCGCGATTTCCAAAACATGGAAAAAATGGGATTTGAGTTTACTCATTTTGGGGAATTTGCCTGGGCACAACTCGAACCCGAAGAAGGCAAATATGATTTTAAATGGCTGGATAAATCCTTAGAACTGGCTAAAAAATACCATCTCAAAGTCATTCTTTGTACTTCTACCGCTACGCCTCCGGTTTGGTTGGTTCGCAAGCATCCTGATGTTTTAGCCACTATGGAAGATGGATCTAAAATGGATCATGGTACACGCCAGCATGCCACTTTCTCCAGCAATTATTATCGTTCTTATTCGATGAAAATGATTGCTGAATTAGCCAAAAGATATGGTAATGATAAAAATGTAATCGGATGGCAAGTGGATAATGAACCTCGTCGTTTTCTGGATTACGGACAAGATGCACACGAACGTTTTCGCAATTGGTTAAAAGAAAAATACAAAACCATCGATGTACTTAACGAAGCCTGGGGAAACAATTTCTGGAGCGGTACTTACAGTAGTTTTGACGAAATTAATATTCCGAAACATGCCATTTGGGGAATGAATCTACACTCCCAATTGGATCACTATCGTTTTGCTGATGATGAAACAGCGACTTTCCTGGACGAACAGGCTAAAGAAATCCGTAAATATTCGAATCCAAATCAATGGGTAACTTCTAATTACATTCCAATGTACGATGTAGGTTATGTAGGAGCCAGTAAAGAACTGGACTTTGTTTCTTATACCCGTTATATGGTTTATGGCAGCGATTTGGGCATTGGACCAAAAGGCTACCGCGTAGGCGATTATTCCCGAATTGCAATGTCTAATGATTTCTTCCGTCCTCTAAAAGGTGCTTATGGTGTAATGGAACTACAACCTGGACAAGTAAACTGGGGAAGTATTAATCCGCAACCTTTACCGGGAGCCATGCGACTTTGGTTGTGGCATGTTTTTGCCGGTGGCAGTAAATTTACCTGTACCTATCGCTATCGTGCGCCTTTGTACGGCTATGAGCAATACCACTACGGAATTGTAAGTACCGATGGAGTGACTCCTACAACTGGCGGATTAGAATTCAGCCAGTTTATCAAAGACATCAATACTTTGCGAAAAAAATACAATCCTAAAGCCCAATTGCCAAAGGAATATTTGCAACGCAAAACCGGAATTCTGTTCAATACCGATAACGTAATGGGAATTGATTTGAATAAACAAACCAACCAATGGAATACAATAGGTCATTTTACCAAATATTACAAAGCAGTGAAATCTTTTGGAGCAGCTGTAGATTTTGTTCGTGATACGACTGATTTTTCTAAATATCCGGTATTGATTGCACCTGCTTATCAAATGATTGACCAGCAAATGATTGATAAATTAACTGCTTATGCCCAAAACGGAGGAAACTTAGTATTGAGCTGTCGTTCAGGAATTCAAAACCGAAAAGGGCATCTTTGGGAAGCTAAATTCTACGAGCCGATGTGGAAATTAATTGGCTCCGAAATTGAATCCTATGATTTGTTAATGCCGCAATCACCTGACAAAATTAAATTTAACAATCAGGATTTTGATTGGGTTTCTTGGGGTGATTTATTAAAACCAAACAAAGGAACCGAAATCTGGGGAACTTACCAAGGTGATTTCTATGCCGGAACTGCTGCTGTAATTTCGCGTAAATTAGGTAAAGGAACCGTAACTTATATTGGTGTTGATTCGAAAAAAGGAGATTTGGAAAAACAGGTTTTGACCAAATTATACCAACAACAAAATATCCCGATTGAAAATTATCCAGAAGGAATATTAATAGAATACCGTGATGGTTTTGGAATCGCTGTAAACTATTCGGACAAAATTTACGAGATGAAACTTCCTGCGAATGCTGAGATTATCATTGGAACAAAATCCATGAAGACTGCTGATGTATTGGTTTGGAAACTATAA
- a CDS encoding DUF1961 family protein, which translates to MNLTQLLISIFFLSGSILAQNPDNKEFDILNQSKQWQLQFKDSGTKDWQSKWFLDGLEATIKNTKAGMLFNAGTKAGTDTDHAVLWTKNSFKGNVKMEFSFNRKDTETKWAIILYLQATGTGLAPYVEDISKWNNLRTIPAMKTYFTNMKTLHISYASFENDNTDSKNDYIRVRQYPVIIGQNFNTTTEIPNPYFETELFKTDETYKITLIKTKAKLYFKVAGKNSSKLFSWDLSKKPELLEGRIGFRQMATRSALYKDILIYTIN; encoded by the coding sequence ATGAACTTAACACAACTTCTAATTTCAATATTCTTCCTTTCTGGTTCAATACTGGCTCAAAATCCTGATAATAAAGAATTCGACATTCTAAACCAATCAAAACAATGGCAACTGCAATTTAAAGACAGCGGAACTAAAGACTGGCAATCCAAATGGTTTCTGGACGGGCTCGAAGCCACTATCAAAAACACTAAAGCAGGAATGCTTTTTAATGCCGGAACTAAAGCCGGAACCGATACTGACCATGCGGTATTATGGACTAAGAATTCTTTTAAGGGAAATGTAAAAATGGAATTCAGCTTTAACAGAAAAGATACCGAAACCAAATGGGCTATTATTTTATATCTCCAAGCAACCGGCACAGGCCTTGCCCCTTACGTTGAAGACATTTCAAAATGGAATAATCTAAGAACGATTCCGGCAATGAAAACCTATTTTACTAATATGAAAACTTTGCATATTAGTTATGCTTCTTTTGAAAATGATAATACTGACAGCAAAAATGATTACATCAGAGTGCGTCAATATCCAGTAATTATAGGACAAAATTTCAACACCACAACCGAAATCCCAAATCCTTATTTTGAAACCGAATTATTTAAAACGGATGAAACTTATAAAATTACATTAATCAAAACCAAAGCAAAACTCTATTTCAAGGTTGCTGGAAAAAACAGTTCCAAATTATTCTCATGGGATCTTAGCAAAAAACCTGAACTTCTGGAAGGTCGAATTGGTTTCAGACAGATGGCAACCCGTTCAGCCTTGTACAAAGACATTTTGATTTACACAATTAATTAG
- a CDS encoding FEKKY domain-containing protein — protein MLNKITFWNLITLTLILLVSFFGVYFINYPMIIDIWEVIYILEWEKMFFLFLGMVILSLIFALFPLKKMSYGNKFQKILLVLNVLILLYTFCYTISTFAKNKSELRKIENEYIEQAKKDVKNDKVTFKFAGGLPVPEYDKNTYDKIDSIRKKYGIIYFNTGCIVDYKAIEAQKKYEIIVKPYLEKRNGKNWEAKMNDEIQKVKSDYKKDR, from the coding sequence ATGTTAAATAAAATCACATTTTGGAATTTAATCACTTTGACTTTAATTTTATTAGTCAGTTTTTTTGGAGTTTATTTTATAAACTATCCAATGATAATTGATATATGGGAAGTCATATATATACTTGAATGGGAAAAAATGTTTTTCTTATTTTTAGGGATGGTTATTCTTTCACTAATTTTTGCTTTGTTTCCACTCAAAAAAATGAGTTATGGAAATAAATTTCAAAAAATCCTTTTGGTTCTAAATGTCCTGATTTTACTTTATACTTTTTGCTATACAATTTCAACATTTGCAAAAAACAAGTCTGAATTGAGAAAAATTGAAAACGAATATATTGAGCAAGCAAAAAAAGATGTAAAAAATGACAAAGTAACTTTCAAATTTGCAGGAGGTTTACCTGTACCTGAATATGATAAGAACACTTATGATAAAATTGATAGTATTAGAAAAAAATACGGAATAATTTATTTTAATACTGGTTGTATAGTTGATTATAAAGCAATAGAAGCTCAAAAAAAGTATGAAATTATCGTAAAGCCTTATTTAGAAAAAAGAAATGGTAAAAATTGGGAAGCAAAAATGAATGATGAAATTCAAAAAGTAAAAAGCGACTACAAAAAAGATAGGTGA
- a CDS encoding D-alanine--D-alanine ligase, producing the protein MKNIAIIMGGYSSEYKISLISGNVVYKFLDKSKYNAFRIHIFKEKWVYVDDTDVEFPIDKNDFSVTVNGNKISFDCVFNAIHGTPGEDGLMQAYFELLGIPQTSCDYYQSALTFNKRDLLSVLKPYGIKTAISYYLNKGDVINTAEIINKVGLPCFVKPNKAGSSFGISKVKAEAELPTAIETAYKEDNEIIIESFLDGTEVSVGVINYKGEIIVLPITEIVSENDFFDYEAKYQGKSQEITPARLSDEMTQKVGAIAKRAYEVLKMKGFSRSEFIIVNNEPHMLEMNTIPGLTTESLIPQQAAAAGISLEDLFTNAIELALAN; encoded by the coding sequence ATGAAAAACATTGCCATCATCATGGGCGGCTATTCCAGTGAGTACAAAATTTCACTTATTAGCGGTAACGTAGTTTACAAATTCTTAGACAAATCAAAATACAATGCGTTTCGCATCCATATTTTCAAAGAAAAATGGGTTTATGTTGACGATACTGATGTTGAATTCCCAATTGACAAAAATGACTTTTCGGTAACAGTAAACGGAAACAAAATTAGCTTTGACTGTGTTTTCAACGCTATCCACGGAACTCCGGGCGAAGATGGTTTAATGCAGGCTTATTTTGAACTATTAGGTATTCCGCAAACCTCTTGCGATTATTACCAATCGGCATTGACATTCAATAAAAGAGACTTACTTTCGGTATTAAAACCATACGGAATTAAAACTGCCATTTCTTATTACCTAAACAAAGGCGATGTAATCAATACCGCCGAAATCATCAATAAAGTAGGATTGCCTTGTTTTGTAAAACCCAATAAAGCGGGATCCAGTTTCGGAATTTCAAAAGTAAAAGCCGAAGCCGAATTGCCTACAGCCATCGAAACCGCTTACAAAGAAGACAACGAAATTATCATTGAAAGTTTCCTTGACGGAACCGAAGTTTCAGTAGGTGTTATCAATTACAAAGGAGAAATTATTGTCCTTCCAATTACCGAAATCGTTTCTGAAAATGATTTCTTTGATTACGAAGCCAAATACCAAGGAAAATCACAGGAAATTACCCCGGCGAGACTTTCTGACGAAATGACCCAAAAAGTCGGTGCTATTGCTAAACGTGCTTACGAGGTTCTAAAAATGAAAGGATTCTCACGTTCTGAATTTATCATTGTTAACAACGAACCGCACATGCTCGAAATGAACACCATTCCGGGATTAACCACCGAAAGTTTAATTCCACAACAAGCTGCTGCAGCCGGAATTTCACTAGAAGACTTGTTTACTAATGCGATTGAGTTGGCTTTGGCCAATTAA
- a CDS encoding PASTA domain-containing protein codes for MSLRKYLTSRVFFTQVFLAALIIAVLGYLFMHWLTFTTDHGNEITVPDLRKLTEEQVEEKLDELDLDYVLLDSVDYRGDYPKYSVVQQDPIPGAKVKEGRKVYIKINSSGFSSVKVPNLIEKTYREALPTLRALGLEEGTITYIPNLGKDMVLEMRYKGRNIKPGDRVLKSSKIDLVLGDGKASYEEDITSETDSTVVAEPTEELPNEQ; via the coding sequence ATGAGTTTACGTAAATACCTTACTAGTCGTGTGTTTTTTACACAGGTTTTTCTTGCTGCTTTAATCATTGCCGTTTTGGGTTATCTTTTTATGCACTGGTTGACTTTTACTACCGATCATGGAAATGAAATCACAGTACCTGATTTGAGAAAATTGACAGAAGAACAGGTGGAAGAGAAATTGGACGAATTGGATTTAGATTATGTATTACTTGATAGTGTAGATTACAGAGGTGATTATCCAAAATACAGTGTTGTTCAGCAGGATCCAATTCCGGGTGCTAAGGTAAAAGAGGGAAGAAAAGTATATATTAAGATTAATAGTTCGGGTTTTTCATCGGTTAAAGTTCCTAATTTAATCGAAAAGACCTATCGTGAGGCCTTGCCAACATTAAGAGCATTAGGATTGGAAGAAGGTACAATTACTTATATTCCTAACCTTGGAAAAGATATGGTTCTTGAAATGCGTTACAAAGGAAGAAATATAAAACCAGGTGACAGAGTGTTGAAGTCATCTAAAATTGACTTGGTTTTAGGAGACGGAAAAGCGAGTTACGAAGAAGATATTACCAGTGAAACAGATAGTACTGTAGTTGCTGAACCAACAGAAGAATTGCCAAATGAACAATAA
- a CDS encoding RluA family pseudouridine synthase, whose amino-acid sequence MNNNIESIELEEEELFEHYKFEVPKGQALLRIDKYLMGLIPNATRNKIQNAATDGNIFVNNATVKSNYKVKPFDIVTVMLSHPPFENHVLPENIPLNIVYEDDALLLVNKEPGLVVHPGHGNYTGTLVNALAFHFENLPMNSSERPGLVHRIDKDTSGLLVIAKTEAAMTHLAKQFEAKTTEREYVALVWGNVADDSGTIEGNLARHLKDRMQMAVFADPEIGKPAITHYKVLERFGYVTLVSCILETGRTHQIRAHMKHIGHPLFNDERYGGHLILKGTTFTKYKQFIENCFKALPRQALHAKTLGFVHPNTGKMMRFDTELPDDFKDCIEKWRNYSKSHHIEENE is encoded by the coding sequence ATGAACAATAATATTGAGTCGATTGAATTAGAGGAAGAGGAATTATTTGAGCATTATAAATTTGAAGTTCCCAAAGGGCAGGCATTATTGCGAATTGATAAATATTTAATGGGTTTAATCCCTAATGCCACCCGAAATAAAATACAAAATGCCGCTACCGATGGTAATATTTTTGTAAATAATGCTACGGTAAAATCTAATTATAAAGTAAAACCTTTTGATATAGTAACGGTAATGTTATCGCATCCACCGTTTGAAAATCATGTGCTTCCGGAGAATATTCCGTTGAATATTGTTTATGAAGATGATGCTTTATTATTGGTAAATAAAGAACCGGGATTAGTGGTGCATCCGGGACATGGAAATTACACCGGAACCTTAGTGAATGCTTTGGCGTTTCATTTTGAGAATTTACCAATGAACAGCAGCGAACGTCCTGGACTAGTACATCGAATTGATAAGGATACTTCGGGCTTGTTAGTAATTGCTAAAACCGAAGCTGCGATGACACATCTGGCTAAACAATTTGAAGCTAAAACTACCGAAAGGGAGTATGTGGCTCTGGTATGGGGAAATGTAGCTGATGATAGCGGAACCATCGAAGGGAATTTAGCAAGACACCTAAAAGACCGCATGCAAATGGCTGTTTTTGCCGACCCTGAAATTGGAAAACCTGCTATTACACATTATAAGGTTTTGGAGCGTTTTGGTTATGTAACTTTGGTTTCCTGTATTTTAGAAACCGGAAGAACACATCAAATTAGAGCTCACATGAAACACATAGGTCATCCGTTGTTTAATGATGAGCGTTACGGTGGTCATTTGATTTTGAAAGGAACTACTTTTACTAAGTACAAGCAGTTTATAGAAAACTGTTTTAAGGCTTTGCCAAGACAGGCTTTACATGCTAAAACGCTTGGATTTGTGCATCCTAATACGGGTAAAATGATGCGTTTTGATACCGAACTTCCGGATGATTTTAAGGATTGTATCGAAAAATGGCGAAATTATTCTAAATCGCACCATATTGAAGAAAATGAATAA